A genomic region of Streptosporangium lutulentum contains the following coding sequences:
- a CDS encoding cytochrome ubiquinol oxidase subunit I translates to MDALDLARWQFGVTTVYHFLFVPLTIGLGVFVAGLQTAWHRTGKEHYLRLTKFFGKLFLINFGMGVVTGIVQEFQFGMNWSEYSIFVGDVFGAPLALEALLAFFLESTFLGLWIFGWDKLPKRIHLATIWAAVIGSNLSAYFILAANAWMKHPVGYEVVDGRARMTDLWAVLTNSTALAQVPHVVGGAFVVAGGFVLAVCGYHLLRERRSGPADPGRTTPARPGGASMWRTPMRAALVMVAIAGVVVVASGDTSARLLYEQQPMKLAAAEGLRHDTAGAPFSPVPGVEVPKLLSFLSTHDPNAVVQGTEDLQATFVKQFGPGDYRPNLPVVFWSFRVMIVFGLTTVGLSVLGLWLTRKRRRAAGRPREIPAWFARSCLLALPLPTIAIIAGWLLSEVGRQPWTVQGELLTAASVSPGVSLTEVAVSLAIFTALYGVLALAEAVLLVRHVKTGPEPVSPDPLTRPSEDDEDRAARLQPTLMY, encoded by the coding sequence ATGGACGCACTGGACCTGGCACGGTGGCAGTTCGGGGTCACCACCGTGTACCACTTTCTGTTCGTACCCCTGACGATCGGCCTCGGGGTCTTCGTGGCCGGCCTGCAGACCGCATGGCACCGCACCGGCAAGGAGCACTACCTGCGGCTCACGAAGTTCTTCGGGAAGCTCTTCCTGATCAACTTCGGGATGGGCGTGGTGACGGGCATCGTGCAGGAGTTCCAGTTCGGCATGAACTGGAGCGAGTACTCGATCTTCGTCGGCGACGTCTTCGGCGCCCCTCTGGCCCTGGAGGCGCTGCTCGCGTTCTTCCTGGAGTCGACCTTCCTGGGTCTCTGGATCTTCGGCTGGGACAAGCTGCCCAAGCGCATCCACCTCGCCACCATCTGGGCGGCTGTCATCGGGTCCAACCTGTCCGCCTACTTCATCCTCGCCGCCAATGCCTGGATGAAGCACCCGGTCGGCTACGAGGTCGTCGACGGCAGGGCCCGGATGACGGACCTGTGGGCGGTGCTCACCAACTCCACCGCGCTCGCCCAGGTGCCCCACGTGGTCGGAGGCGCCTTCGTGGTCGCGGGCGGATTCGTGCTGGCGGTCTGCGGCTACCACCTCCTGCGGGAACGGCGGTCCGGCCCGGCGGATCCCGGCCGGACCACGCCGGCACGGCCGGGCGGGGCGAGCATGTGGCGGACCCCGATGCGGGCCGCGCTCGTCATGGTCGCGATCGCCGGGGTCGTGGTCGTGGCCAGCGGGGACACGTCCGCCAGGCTGCTGTACGAGCAGCAGCCGATGAAGCTGGCCGCCGCCGAGGGCCTCAGGCACGACACGGCGGGCGCGCCGTTCTCCCCCGTTCCCGGCGTGGAGGTGCCCAAGCTGCTCAGCTTCCTCTCCACCCACGACCCGAACGCGGTGGTCCAGGGCACCGAGGACCTGCAGGCCACGTTCGTGAAGCAGTTCGGCCCCGGCGACTACCGGCCCAACCTGCCCGTGGTCTTCTGGTCCTTCCGCGTGATGATCGTCTTCGGTCTGACCACCGTGGGACTGTCGGTCCTCGGCCTGTGGCTCACCCGCAAGCGCCGCCGCGCCGCCGGCCGCCCGCGTGAGATCCCCGCGTGGTTCGCCCGGAGCTGCCTGCTGGCGCTGCCGCTGCCGACCATCGCGATCATCGCGGGCTGGCTGCTCAGCGAGGTCGGCCGCCAGCCGTGGACCGTCCAGGGCGAGCTGCTCACGGCCGCGAGCGTGTCACCCGGCGTCAGCCTGACCGAGGTGGCCGTCTCGCTGGCGATCTTCACCGCCCTGTACGGCGTGCTCGCGCTGGCCGAGGCCGTACTGCTCGTACGCCACGTCAAGACGGGCCCCGAACCCGTCTCCCCCGACCCCCTCACGCGGCCCTCCGAGGACGACGAGGACAGGGCCGCCCGGCTCCAGCCGACCCTGATGTACTGA
- a CDS encoding MmcQ/YjbR family DNA-binding protein, with amino-acid sequence MLDFSRVRDVAIELPGVEESESWGTPSLKVNGTLFIRQHEDPELMVFKVTVDERTALTEERPEIFIVTPHYQNYQYMLVKTAALELGELGELVTESWRMAAPKRLIKAFDEREG; translated from the coding sequence GTGCTTGATTTCAGCCGCGTCCGTGATGTTGCGATCGAGTTGCCGGGGGTCGAGGAGTCCGAGTCCTGGGGCACCCCCTCGCTGAAGGTGAACGGCACGTTGTTCATCCGCCAGCACGAGGATCCCGAGCTCATGGTCTTCAAGGTCACCGTCGACGAGCGCACGGCGCTCACCGAGGAGCGCCCCGAGATCTTCATCGTCACGCCTCACTACCAGAACTACCAGTACATGCTGGTCAAGACCGCCGCGCTGGAGCTCGGCGAGCTGGGTGAGCTGGTCACCGAGTCCTGGCGGATGGCCGCGCCCAAGCGGCTGATCAAGGCCTTCGACGAGCGCGAGGGTTAG
- a CDS encoding polysaccharide deacetylase family protein, with amino-acid sequence MSAAKSWAIRSAAAFVALAMSAGCGTGTDGGSGAGGATSTPGPGTGVSSAGSAEAATPKGPPGALPRPGEVKRIPRSDDGLPPVISSIPTKRKVVFLTIDDGWEQDPGFVSQVRSQRIPIAAFVMRDAVEARGAVDPTAQGGKFLGAGKWGYVRDLRDAGATIENHTLTHPSLPSLGYDQQKAEICGSSKLIRKHTGTQPALFRPPFGSYNSLTLKAAKACGLDALLLWTATVQPGGKIAYQVPDKKLRPGDVLLLHFRPNLSRDFRILVNKIKRRGFELGNLDAYLKAAIGTPAGDS; translated from the coding sequence ATGTCAGCGGCGAAGTCATGGGCGATCAGATCGGCGGCCGCCTTCGTGGCCTTGGCGATGAGCGCCGGATGCGGCACCGGCACGGACGGGGGATCCGGTGCCGGCGGCGCGACCTCCACGCCGGGCCCGGGCACCGGCGTCTCCTCCGCCGGATCCGCGGAGGCGGCGACTCCGAAGGGACCGCCCGGGGCACTGCCCCGACCGGGCGAGGTGAAGAGGATCCCCCGATCCGACGACGGCCTGCCGCCGGTGATCAGTTCCATTCCGACCAAGAGGAAGGTCGTCTTCCTCACCATCGACGACGGCTGGGAACAGGATCCCGGTTTCGTGTCACAGGTCAGGAGCCAGCGGATCCCCATCGCGGCCTTCGTGATGCGCGACGCCGTGGAAGCCAGGGGCGCGGTCGATCCGACCGCTCAGGGCGGCAAGTTCCTGGGGGCGGGCAAATGGGGGTACGTGCGTGACCTGCGCGACGCGGGCGCGACGATCGAGAACCACACGCTGACCCATCCGAGCCTGCCGTCGCTCGGCTACGACCAGCAGAAGGCCGAGATCTGCGGCTCCTCCAAACTGATCCGCAAGCACACCGGAACCCAGCCCGCCCTGTTCCGCCCGCCGTTCGGCAGTTACAACAGTCTGACGCTCAAGGCGGCCAAAGCGTGTGGCCTCGACGCGCTCCTTCTCTGGACCGCGACCGTGCAACCCGGAGGGAAGATCGCCTACCAGGTGCCCGACAAGAAGCTGCGTCCGGGCGACGTCCTGCTGCTGCATTTCCGCCCGAACCTCTCGCGGGACTTCCGCATCCTGGTCAACAAGATCAAGCGCCGGGGTTTCGAGCTCGGCAACCTCGACGCCTACCTGAAAGCCGCGATCGGAACCCCGGCCGGCGATTCGTAG
- a CDS encoding fatty acid desaturase family protein → MTDSIVTDAADQTADPEGGARGSDFARLSRRITQAGLMERRPGYYTVRIGLVTASFVGGWAVFFALGDSWYQLLVALFLAVVFAQIGLVAHDLAHRQVFRSRRSSEIAGLVAGNVAIGMSYGWWMDKHTRHHTNPNHEDHDPDVSPDVLLWSPEQAAVSKGLPRVLGRWQAFLFFPLLTLEGFNLHVASVRALLRPSTKHRAVEASLLVVHAALYLGALFVVLSPGKAVVFFLLHQAIFGVYLGCTFAPNHKGMPMFRGDEKIDFLRRQVLTSRNVRGGYVVDTVLGGLNYQIEHHLFPSMPMPNLRRAQPIVQQYCQELGVDYLESGIISSYAQALRHLHAVGAPLRAQTATAG, encoded by the coding sequence GTGACCGATTCGATCGTGACCGATGCCGCGGACCAAACCGCCGACCCGGAAGGTGGAGCACGAGGCAGCGATTTCGCCCGCCTGTCGCGCCGGATCACACAAGCGGGGCTGATGGAGCGCCGTCCTGGCTACTACACCGTGAGGATCGGTCTCGTCACCGCCTCCTTCGTCGGCGGCTGGGCCGTCTTCTTCGCGCTGGGAGACTCCTGGTACCAGCTTCTGGTCGCGCTCTTCCTCGCGGTGGTGTTCGCCCAGATCGGGTTGGTCGCCCACGACCTGGCGCACCGGCAGGTCTTCCGTTCCCGCCGCTCCAGCGAGATCGCCGGTCTGGTGGCCGGAAACGTGGCCATCGGGATGAGCTACGGCTGGTGGATGGACAAGCACACCCGCCACCACACGAACCCCAACCACGAGGACCACGATCCCGACGTCTCCCCGGACGTCCTGCTCTGGTCACCCGAACAGGCCGCCGTCAGCAAGGGGCTGCCCAGGGTGCTGGGCCGCTGGCAGGCGTTCCTGTTCTTCCCGCTGCTCACGCTGGAGGGGTTCAACCTCCACGTGGCCAGCGTCCGGGCGCTGCTGCGCCCGTCGACCAAGCACCGTGCCGTGGAGGCGTCGCTGCTGGTCGTGCACGCCGCCCTGTACCTGGGCGCACTGTTCGTGGTGCTGTCGCCCGGCAAGGCCGTGGTGTTCTTCCTCCTGCACCAGGCGATCTTCGGCGTCTACCTGGGCTGCACGTTCGCGCCCAACCACAAGGGAATGCCGATGTTCAGGGGTGACGAAAAGATCGACTTTCTCCGGCGTCAGGTGCTGACCTCGCGCAACGTACGCGGTGGCTACGTGGTGGACACGGTGCTGGGCGGGCTCAACTACCAAATCGAGCACCACCTCTTTCCCAGCATGCCGATGCCGAACCTGCGCCGTGCACAGCCGATCGTCCAGCAGTACTGCCAGGAACTCGGCGTCGACTACCTGGAGTCCGGGATCATCAGCTCCTACGCGCAGGCACTGCGCCACCTGCACGCCGTGGGGGCGCCGCTGCGGGCCCAAACCGCCACGGCCGGCTGA
- a CDS encoding SRPBCC family protein — MKLAGSAVLGIDRDRVWSALQNPAVLVCTIPGCERLEETGPDTYRMMVTAGVASIKGVYQGEVVLSEPDAPQRFVLKARGQGAPGTVDATVEVRLSEVEGGTRVDYDAEAVVGGMIGGVGQRMLTSVAKKTAKDFFSAVENHLALVEATVPAQAVPVPAGAGAGTGAGAGVPVLDRAAPGGSSAPGLAVPAVPGASKAEPHAGAGQVFERPAKGPRPGVPAWSLLAAFGMGAGVALGSAVIGWLLGRTGGKR; from the coding sequence GTGAAGCTCGCAGGCAGTGCCGTACTCGGCATCGACAGAGATCGTGTGTGGTCCGCGCTCCAGAACCCGGCCGTGCTCGTGTGCACGATCCCGGGTTGCGAGCGTCTGGAGGAGACGGGGCCCGACACCTACCGGATGATGGTCACCGCCGGAGTGGCCTCGATCAAGGGTGTCTATCAGGGCGAGGTCGTTCTGTCCGAGCCCGACGCGCCGCAGCGGTTCGTGCTCAAGGCCCGGGGGCAGGGCGCGCCCGGGACCGTCGACGCCACCGTGGAGGTTCGCCTCAGCGAGGTCGAGGGCGGCACCCGGGTCGACTACGACGCCGAGGCCGTGGTGGGCGGCATGATCGGCGGGGTCGGCCAGCGCATGCTCACCTCGGTCGCGAAGAAGACCGCGAAGGATTTCTTCTCCGCCGTCGAGAACCACCTCGCCCTCGTGGAGGCGACTGTTCCGGCGCAGGCCGTTCCCGTTCCAGCCGGGGCCGGGGCTGGAACCGGGGCGGGGGCCGGAGTCCCTGTTCTCGACCGTGCCGCGCCGGGCGGGTCGTCGGCCCCCGGGCTCGCGGTGCCGGCCGTTCCAGGTGCCTCGAAGGCGGAACCGCACGCCGGGGCCGGGCAGGTCTTCGAGCGTCCCGCCAAGGGACCCAGGCCCGGCGTGCCCGCGTGGTCGCTCCTCGCCGCGTTCGGGATGGGCGCGGGTGTCGCGCTCGGCAGCGCGGTGATCGGCTGGTTGCTCGGCCGTACCGGGGGGAAGCGCTGA
- the mbhE gene encoding hydrogen gas-evolving membrane-bound hydrogenase subunit E, with the protein MGYVDHDGCRGNMEPLLILHAVAAVLAPALVRRLGRDAFFVLAVPPGCGFAYWRWPAVVLGLLTMVLGGWRALREHDLKKLLAYGTVSQLGFLAVLFGAGTGDTALAGVGMLPAHALFKASLFLIVGIVDHATGTRDLRELSGLRRSAPWLCAAAAAATASMAGIPPFLGFVGKEAAFESLLTGRLADTVTLAGVVAGSILTVGYSARFLWGAFGDRPGLEPVPVHRPDAAMFLPPALLAGLGLLLAPFSGRYGQAMESYTGAFPGPGHGTHLALWAGAPVPPLLSAAALAAGALLFVARGSLSRAGTALHVIDSGRVYWALVRGLERFSLQLTGVTQRGSLPDYLMIAFVSAAGVAGFSLLYGPIARIRLDVVPWERVEQPVIVLLLVATAIVALLVRTHIVLVLVAGLTGYGTALLFLVHGSPDLALTQFLVETLSLVVFVLVLRRLPAGSKQGRFRIPFGVRLALGLVSGLVAAGAGMLAVNARQAVPVGTLMAAAAQEAGASNVVSALLVDIRAWDTMGESSVLAVLTLGVTGLVFLRRRTYSMERPPEGANTDVRTTWLAATLPAGQRAVIVEVVARLTFHTVVLVSVFLLFTGHGSVGGGFAGGIVAGLALVVRYLAGGRYELAAAAPVTAGVLIGVGLLLSTITAFWGLLFGGAPLDMLSADLTVPLVGVLHLSTVLLFDLGVYITVAGMVQDILRSLGTELDRQIEEAAG; encoded by the coding sequence TTGGGATACGTCGACCACGACGGTTGCCGGGGGAACATGGAGCCGCTGCTGATCCTGCACGCCGTGGCCGCGGTACTCGCCCCGGCTCTGGTGCGCCGTCTCGGCCGCGACGCCTTCTTCGTGCTCGCCGTACCGCCCGGGTGCGGGTTCGCCTACTGGCGGTGGCCGGCCGTGGTCCTCGGCCTGCTCACCATGGTGCTGGGCGGCTGGCGGGCCCTGCGCGAACACGACCTCAAGAAACTGCTCGCCTACGGCACGGTGAGCCAGCTCGGGTTCCTGGCCGTACTGTTCGGCGCGGGCACCGGGGACACCGCGCTCGCGGGCGTCGGCATGCTGCCGGCGCACGCGCTGTTCAAGGCGTCCCTTTTCCTGATCGTCGGCATCGTCGACCACGCCACGGGCACCCGGGACCTGCGCGAGCTGAGCGGTCTGCGGCGTTCGGCGCCCTGGCTCTGCGCGGCGGCCGCGGCCGCGACGGCCTCGATGGCCGGGATCCCACCGTTCCTGGGGTTCGTCGGCAAGGAGGCCGCCTTCGAGTCGTTGCTGACCGGGCGGCTCGCCGACACGGTGACGCTGGCCGGCGTGGTCGCCGGCTCGATCCTCACCGTCGGATACAGCGCGCGGTTCCTGTGGGGAGCCTTCGGCGACAGACCCGGCCTGGAACCGGTCCCCGTTCACCGCCCGGACGCCGCGATGTTCCTGCCGCCCGCGCTGCTCGCCGGGCTCGGGCTTCTCCTCGCGCCCTTCTCCGGCCGGTACGGCCAGGCGATGGAGAGCTACACCGGCGCCTTTCCCGGACCGGGCCACGGCACCCACCTCGCGCTGTGGGCCGGGGCGCCCGTGCCGCCGCTGCTGTCGGCCGCCGCGCTGGCGGCGGGAGCGCTCCTGTTCGTGGCCAGGGGGTCGCTGTCACGTGCCGGGACCGCCCTGCACGTGATCGACTCCGGCCGGGTCTACTGGGCCCTCGTCCGGGGACTGGAGCGTTTCTCCCTCCAGCTGACCGGCGTCACCCAGCGCGGCTCGCTCCCCGACTATCTCATGATCGCTTTTGTGTCCGCGGCGGGGGTCGCGGGTTTCTCCCTGCTGTACGGGCCCATCGCCCGGATCCGGCTGGACGTGGTCCCCTGGGAGCGCGTCGAGCAGCCCGTCATCGTGCTGCTCCTCGTCGCGACGGCGATCGTCGCGCTCCTGGTGCGGACGCACATCGTGCTCGTGCTGGTGGCCGGGCTGACCGGGTACGGCACCGCGCTGCTGTTCCTGGTCCACGGCTCTCCGGACCTGGCGCTGACCCAGTTTCTCGTCGAGACGCTGAGCCTGGTCGTGTTCGTCCTGGTGCTCCGCAGGCTCCCCGCGGGGTCGAAACAGGGCCGGTTCCGGATTCCCTTCGGCGTGCGCCTGGCCCTCGGGCTGGTGAGCGGTCTCGTGGCCGCAGGAGCCGGGATGCTGGCCGTGAACGCGCGCCAGGCGGTGCCGGTCGGCACGCTGATGGCCGCCGCCGCGCAGGAGGCCGGGGCCTCGAACGTCGTCAGCGCGCTGCTGGTCGACATCAGGGCGTGGGACACGATGGGGGAGAGCTCGGTGCTCGCCGTCCTCACCCTGGGGGTGACCGGCCTGGTCTTCCTGCGCCGCCGTACGTATTCGATGGAACGCCCGCCGGAGGGGGCGAACACGGACGTCCGGACGACCTGGCTCGCGGCGACCCTGCCCGCGGGGCAGCGCGCCGTCATCGTCGAGGTCGTGGCCCGGCTGACCTTCCACACGGTGGTGCTGGTCTCGGTCTTCCTGCTGTTCACCGGGCACGGTTCGGTCGGCGGGGGGTTCGCGGGGGGCATCGTGGCCGGGCTCGCCCTGGTCGTCCGCTATCTCGCCGGCGGCCGGTACGAGCTGGCCGCGGCCGCCCCGGTCACGGCGGGGGTGCTGATCGGCGTCGGGCTCCTGCTGTCCACGATCACCGCGTTCTGGGGACTGCTGTTCGGCGGCGCGCCGCTGGACATGCTCTCCGCCGACCTGACGGTCCCGCTGGTCGGCGTGCTCCACCTGTCCACCGTGCTGCTGTTCGATCTCGGGGTCTACATCACGGTGGCGGGCATGGTGCAGGACATCCTGCGCAGTCTTGGCACGGAGCTGGACCGGCAGATCGAGGAGGCCGCCGGGTGA
- a CDS encoding Na(+)/H(+) antiporter subunit C, which produces MSASLAPFVASGTLVATGVTLLLERSLVRLLAGVILLGNGVNLLILTAGGPAGEPPILGRSDPGRMADPLPQAMVLTSIVITLGVTAFLLAMVHRSWQLTGGDEVQDDTEDRRVRLRARRGELDRAVRDRQEEYRRMVREQRAELARMEAARHERERREAEELERRILDVNADLGRWLQEHKDESPSTERLAERFAEARRAEDVSKEDRQRRVREMRAEFARKEREHAERERRVRRRLRIRQREARKQLRAEIRADRERQARAQDPDLEGPGPEEES; this is translated from the coding sequence GTGAGCGCCTCGCTGGCGCCGTTCGTGGCGTCGGGGACCCTGGTGGCGACGGGAGTGACGCTGCTGCTGGAACGGAGCCTGGTCCGGCTGCTGGCCGGCGTCATCCTGCTCGGCAACGGAGTGAACCTGCTGATCCTCACCGCGGGCGGACCCGCGGGGGAGCCGCCGATCCTCGGCAGGTCCGACCCGGGCCGGATGGCCGACCCCCTGCCGCAGGCGATGGTGCTCACCTCCATCGTGATCACCCTTGGCGTCACCGCGTTCCTGCTCGCGATGGTCCACCGGTCCTGGCAGCTCACCGGCGGCGACGAGGTGCAGGACGACACCGAGGACCGCCGGGTACGGCTGCGCGCCAGGCGCGGAGAGCTCGACCGGGCCGTGCGCGACCGGCAGGAGGAATACCGGCGGATGGTCCGGGAGCAGCGCGCGGAGCTCGCCCGGATGGAGGCGGCGCGGCACGAGCGGGAGCGCAGGGAGGCGGAGGAGCTGGAGCGGCGGATCCTGGACGTCAACGCGGACCTGGGCCGCTGGCTCCAGGAGCACAAGGACGAGAGCCCGTCCACCGAGCGGCTCGCGGAGCGCTTCGCCGAAGCCCGGCGGGCCGAGGACGTCTCGAAGGAGGACCGGCAGCGCCGGGTCCGCGAGATGCGCGCGGAGTTCGCCCGCAAGGAGCGGGAACACGCCGAGCGGGAGCGGCGGGTCCGCAGGCGGCTCCGCATCCGCCAGCGCGAGGCGCGCAAGCAACTGCGCGCCGAGATCCGGGCCGACCGGGAGCGGCAGGCCAGGGCGCAGGACCCCGATCTGGAGGGGCCCGGCCCGGAGGAGGAGAGCTGA
- a CDS encoding Na+/H+ antiporter subunit D translates to MEALIAVPVVLPLLAAGLKLAIGRRLRGLQALISVFTLATVLAVSLILLPVVDREGPKAVGAGGWGAPIGISLVADRLSTLMLVVSSAVTLCVMIYSLAQAYADQEDRAPLSIFHPAYLIMVAGVSDAFLSGDLFNLFVAFEMLLSGSYVLLTFGGTESRIRAGATYVVMGLTSSLLFLVAIAVAYGATGTVSMAQLAERFPVLPQHIRLLVELMLLLVFVVKAAIFPMSAWLPDSYPTAPAPATALFAGLLTKVGIYSIIRLEALLFPGGPVSGLLMWAALLTMLLGVFGALAQTDIKRMLSFTLVSHIGYMVFGVALSTVAGMAGAVFYVVHHITVQTSLFLVTGMIERRAGTTSLDGLGGLTKLAPLIAVLFFVPAMNLAGIPPMSGFLGKLALIQAGVADGRPMALTLVAGGLVTSLLTLYVVAATWSKAFWRAPPPGIRRAGTVLESEERESGTDPVPRAHGTEGISGRAIVTGVNMPPAMLGSTLALVALALSYTVMAGPLSALSERIATELLAREPYISTVLGDAR, encoded by the coding sequence GTGGAGGCGCTGATCGCGGTCCCCGTCGTGCTGCCGCTGCTGGCCGCCGGACTCAAGCTGGCCATCGGCAGGCGGCTGCGCGGGCTTCAGGCGCTGATCAGCGTGTTCACCCTCGCGACGGTGCTGGCGGTGTCGCTGATCCTGCTGCCGGTGGTCGACCGGGAGGGGCCGAAGGCGGTCGGCGCGGGAGGCTGGGGGGCGCCGATCGGCATCTCGCTCGTCGCCGACCGGCTCTCCACGCTGATGCTGGTGGTCTCCTCGGCGGTGACGTTGTGCGTGATGATCTACTCGCTGGCCCAGGCCTACGCCGACCAGGAGGACAGGGCCCCGCTGTCGATTTTCCATCCGGCCTACCTGATCATGGTCGCCGGAGTGTCGGACGCCTTTCTCTCCGGCGACCTGTTCAACCTCTTCGTCGCGTTCGAGATGCTGCTCAGCGGGTCCTACGTGCTTCTCACCTTCGGCGGGACCGAATCCCGCATCCGGGCCGGCGCCACCTACGTGGTGATGGGGCTGACCTCGTCGCTGCTGTTCCTCGTCGCGATCGCGGTGGCCTACGGCGCGACCGGCACCGTGTCGATGGCCCAGCTCGCCGAGCGGTTCCCGGTCCTTCCCCAGCACATCAGGCTGCTCGTCGAGCTGATGCTCCTGCTGGTCTTTGTGGTCAAAGCGGCGATCTTCCCGATGTCGGCGTGGCTGCCCGACTCCTACCCGACCGCGCCCGCCCCGGCGACGGCGCTCTTCGCCGGGCTGCTCACCAAGGTCGGCATCTACTCGATCATCCGCCTGGAGGCGCTGCTGTTCCCCGGCGGGCCGGTGAGCGGCCTGCTGATGTGGGCGGCGCTGCTGACCATGCTGCTCGGGGTGTTCGGGGCGCTGGCGCAGACCGACATCAAGCGGATGCTCTCCTTCACCCTGGTCAGCCACATCGGCTACATGGTGTTCGGGGTCGCGCTCTCGACCGTCGCGGGCATGGCGGGCGCGGTGTTCTACGTCGTCCATCACATCACCGTGCAGACGAGCCTGTTCCTGGTGACCGGGATGATCGAGCGTCGTGCCGGGACCACCTCGCTGGACGGGCTGGGAGGACTGACGAAACTGGCGCCCCTGATCGCGGTGCTCTTCTTCGTTCCCGCGATGAACCTGGCGGGGATCCCGCCGATGTCCGGTTTCCTGGGCAAGCTGGCACTGATCCAGGCGGGGGTGGCGGACGGCCGCCCCATGGCGCTGACCCTGGTCGCGGGGGGACTGGTGACCAGCCTGCTCACCCTGTACGTGGTGGCGGCGACGTGGAGCAAAGCCTTCTGGCGGGCACCGCCCCCCGGAATCAGACGGGCGGGAACCGTACTGGAGAGCGAGGAGCGGGAGAGCGGGACGGACCCCGTTCCCCGGGCGCACGGCACCGAGGGCATCTCCGGCCGCGCGATCGTCACCGGCGTGAACATGCCGCCCGCGATGCTCGGCTCCACGCTGGCGCTGGTGGCGCTGGCCCTGTCGTACACCGTCATGGCCGGGCCGCTGTCCGCCCTGTCGGAGCGGATCGCCACCGAGTTGCTGGCCCGCGAGCCGTACATCTCGACGGTGCTCGGGGACGCGCGGTGA
- a CDS encoding Na+/H+ antiporter subunit E, translating to MNGGGGPSRAPRLPGRRVPPAQVAWLTIVWLLLWGDVTVGNVLGGLLAGLAVVWLLPLPVLDSGLRIHPVGLVVFLTRFAVDMVVSSFRVAFWALRPGTPPVRIVEVRLRSSSEVMAVLITVALSALPGSLVLEAHVGERLLVLHVLGVTGDARAVTEADVARLESRVVAAFGTRADREELR from the coding sequence GTGAACGGGGGAGGCGGTCCGAGCCGCGCGCCCCGGCTGCCGGGCAGGCGCGTGCCGCCGGCGCAGGTGGCCTGGCTCACGATCGTCTGGCTGCTGCTCTGGGGCGACGTGACCGTGGGCAACGTGCTCGGCGGCCTGCTGGCCGGGCTGGCCGTCGTGTGGCTGCTGCCGCTGCCGGTGCTGGACTCCGGGCTCCGGATCCACCCCGTCGGGCTGGTCGTCTTCCTGACCCGCTTCGCGGTGGACATGGTGGTCTCCAGCTTCCGGGTCGCCTTCTGGGCGCTGCGACCGGGCACTCCGCCGGTCCGGATCGTCGAGGTACGGCTGCGCTCGTCGTCGGAGGTCATGGCCGTGCTGATCACGGTGGCGCTGTCGGCGCTGCCGGGCAGCCTGGTGCTGGAGGCGCACGTCGGGGAGAGGCTGCTGGTGCTGCACGTGCTCGGCGTCACGGGTGACGCGCGGGCCGTCACCGAGGCGGATGTGGCGCGGCTGGAAAGCCGCGTCGTCGCGGCCTTCGGCACCCGCGCGGACCGGGAGGAACTGCGATGA
- a CDS encoding monovalent cation/H+ antiporter complex subunit F encodes MTTVYTIVLALLGGAAAMTLYRLVRGPTMLDRAVALDVLTAVVMCGIGARAAAFGEYSALPVLLVLSLLGFVGSVSLARFFSGRAR; translated from the coding sequence ATGACGACGGTGTATACGATCGTGCTCGCGCTGCTCGGCGGCGCGGCGGCGATGACGCTCTACCGGCTCGTGCGCGGCCCCACCATGCTGGACCGGGCGGTCGCGCTGGACGTGCTCACCGCCGTGGTGATGTGCGGGATCGGGGCGAGGGCGGCGGCGTTCGGCGAATACTCGGCGCTGCCCGTGCTGCTGGTGCTGTCCCTGCTGGGGTTCGTCGGATCGGTCTCGCTGGCCAGGTTCTTCTCGGGACGAGCCCGATGA
- the mnhG gene encoding monovalent cation/H(+) antiporter subunit G produces MTTSDMASDVAAAVCMLLGAGLAFAAGVGMVRFPGTLARMHAATKPQVFGLQLILLAMWLRDPVWALMGMLLIIGVFQVVMVAVAAYVVGRAAYLAEPPGDDGTASPFAEPRA; encoded by the coding sequence TTGACCACGTCGGACATGGCGTCGGACGTGGCCGCCGCGGTGTGCATGCTGCTGGGCGCGGGACTGGCGTTCGCGGCGGGGGTCGGGATGGTCAGGTTCCCCGGCACCCTGGCGCGCATGCACGCGGCGACGAAGCCCCAGGTGTTCGGACTGCAACTCATCCTGCTGGCCATGTGGTTGCGCGATCCCGTCTGGGCGCTCATGGGGATGCTGCTGATCATCGGGGTCTTCCAGGTGGTCATGGTGGCGGTGGCCGCCTACGTGGTGGGACGGGCCGCCTATCTGGCGGAGCCGCCGGGGGACGACGGTACGGCGAGCCCGTTCGCCGAACCTCGCGCGTAA